In Labrus mixtus unplaced genomic scaffold, fLabMix1.1 SCAFFOLD_57, whole genome shotgun sequence, a single window of DNA contains:
- the LOC132967019 gene encoding uncharacterized protein LOC132967019: protein MTVWDKRVLCSFVVILAGAVAQSVNYPPPVCAVTGSTAVIPCTFTPRETFIQDGREVPTEIIRVRWCQNHLICHGSTPNVYDSRSPNDNNHRYRYLGDLKKNCTLQIINVNKMEDEATLRFRMEVNYTLGHFTGTSGVNVTVTDVTPLKIKNSGGDRYIAEGRTVTLSCTAPCLFHPLEVTWVRDGHALSESGPALKLGPLTAEDSGYYTCALTTEIGFPSQPYHLRVTAKEEEEGLFGSDVETVNKLLIIRVVVFALHSLLIITVASIVIKRMFFQKAAAAEVE from the exons ATGACCGTGTGGGACAAAAGGGTTCTCTGCAGCTTCGTGGTGATTCTGGCCG GTGCCGTGGCTCAAAGTGTGAACTACCCTCCTCCAGTCTGCGCTGTGACCGGATCCACCGCCGTCATCCCCTGCACCTTCACCCCACGTGAAACCTTCATCCAGGATGGAAGAGAAGTCCCGACCGAGATCATCAGAGTCCGCTGGTGTCAGAACCATCTGATTTGTCATGGCTCGACCCCCAACGTGTACGACAGCCGCTCGCCCAACGACAACAACCATCGTTACAGATACCTGGGAGACCTGAAGAAGAACTGCACGCTACAGATCATAAACGTAAACAAGATGGAGGACGAAGCGACTCTGCGCTTCAGGATGGAAGTCAATTACACTTTGGGACATTTCACTGGAACATCAGGAGTGAACGTCACCGTCACTG ACGTGACACCACTGAAGATAAAGAACTCTGGTGGTGACAGATACATAGCAGAAGGTCGAACCGTCACATTGAGCTGCACTGCACCCTGTCTCTTTCACCCACTGGAGGTCACCTGGGTCAGAGATGGCCACGCCCTTTCAGAATCTGGCCCCGCCCTCAAGCTCGGCCCTCTGACTGCAGAGGATTCTGGGTACTACACCTGTGCTTTGACGACAGAGATTGGCTTCCCGTCCCAGCCGTACCACTTGAGAGTGACAgctaaagaggaagaggaaggttTGTTTG gTTCGGATGTTGAAACAGTCAACAAACTGCTGATTATCCGTGTGGTTGTCTTCGCTCTGCACTCGCTGCTCATCATCACAGTCGCTTCTATCGTCATCAAAAG GATGTTTTTccagaaagcagcagcagcagaggtcgAATGA
- the LOC132967017 gene encoding C-type mannose receptor 2-like — MDSLLLLLIVAASGLCAESSQVQRWYFFYYEPKSRDEARAFCRDKHTDLATISSMEDVDTLRGMADLSQMINQDFSHRAWIGLYDDVDSWRWSLSDPSFYGDGEAEFRQWLSGQPDNAHSAEHCTCMFDNGWWDDVPCTENYTPVCCDVTGPDVTFVLISTSMSWTEAQSYCREHHTDLASMRNLAENQEVDQLVPPGQRVWIGLSRESWKWFDGSDSSFRYWSPGIAEPNNLDPKEACAAADFNNKGGWEDWTCDWKRSYICHSLVITQHVIRVSVQKKKNPSVDLNHSAVMEHILLQLQQQLKDEGLHANIRLRWRKQPDGNVFQKEESEEQEEEEGRVTC; from the exons ATGGACtcacttcttctcctcctcatcgtcGCTGCGTCAG GACTGTGTGCTGAGTCATCACAAGTTCAACGATggtactttttttattatgagCCAAAGAGCCGAGATGAAGCCCGGGCCTtctgcagagacaaacacacagaccttGCCACCATAAGCAGCATGGAGGACGTGGACACCCTGAGGGGCATGGCCGATCTAAGCCAAATGATAAACCAGGATTTCAGCCAT CGAGCCTGGATTGGTCTGTACGACGACGTGGACAGCTGGAGGTGGTCGCTGTCAGACCCGAGTTTCTACGGTGACGGAGAGGCCGAGTTCAGACAGTGGTTGTCCGGACAACCAGACAACGCACACAGTGCTGAACACTGCACATGTATGTTTGATAATGGATGGTGGGATGATGTACCCTGCACAGAAAACTATACACCAgtctgctgtgatgtcacag GGCCCGATGTGACCTTTGTCCTCATCTCCACCTCCATGTCATGGACTGAGGCCCAGAGCTACTGCAGAGAACACCACACAGACCTGGCCAGCATGAGAAACCTGGCAGAGAACCAGGAGGTGGATCAGCTGGTTCCTCCTGGACAGAGAGTCTGGATCGGCCTCTCCAGAGAGTCCTGGAAGTGGTTTGATGGCAGCGACTCCTCGTTCAGGTACTGGAGTCCGGGGATAGCAGAACCTAACAACTTAGACCCAAAGGAGGCTTGTGCTGCAGCAGACTTTAACAACAAAGGGGGCTGGGAGGACTGGACGTGTGACTGGAAGAGATCCTACATCTGCCACTCTCTGG TGATCACTCAACATGTGATCAGAGTGAgcgtgcagaagaagaagaaccccTCTGTGGATCTGAACCACTCTGCTGTGATGGAACACATCCTGCTACAG CTCCAACAGCAGCTGAAGGACGAGGGGCTGCATGCAAACATCCGGCTGAGATGGAGGAAGCAGCCGGATGGAAACGTCTTCCAgaaggaggagagcgaggagcaggaggaggaggagggcagagtGACATGTTGA
- the LOC132967018 gene encoding putative C-type lectin domain family 20 member A isoform X1, producing the protein MYGDGLWHDEPCGRLYKPVCSDVTGSNVTFVLINTSMSWTDAKSYCREHHTDLASVRNLDENQKIKELISGLTVWIGLSRETWKWTDGSNSSFRYWNLSEPNNNYETEGCVAAYFKDSGRWEDWPCHYKRASICYRADPAATTASSEHDTIIKDASVSKAVVKVRLVKSSSVDLNDPAVMDAMLKKIKQKLKDQGLKGDVKLSWRKQVDGKVFHKEEEKKKMRKKRTITKPKDEL; encoded by the exons ATGTATGGTGATGGACTCTGGCACGATGAACCATGTGGGAGACTTTACAAGCCAGtctgcagtgatgtcacag GGTCGAATGTGACCTTTGTCCTCATCAACACCTCCATGTCATGGACTGATGCCAAGAGCTACTGCAGAGAACACCACACAGACCTGGCCAGTGTGAGAAACCTGGACGAGAACCAGAAGATAAAGGAGCTGATCTCAGGACTTACGGTTTGGATCGGCCTCTCCAGAGAGACCTGGAAGTGGACGGATGGAAGTAATTCTTCGTTTAGGTACTGGAACCTGTCTGAACCCAATAACAACTATGAAACAGAGGGATGTGTGGCCGCTTATTTTAAAGACTCTGGCAGATGGGAGGACTGGCCCTGTCACTACAAGAGAGCATCCATCTGCTACAGAG CCGATCCTGCAGCAACGACAGCTTCTTCTGAACACGACACCATCATTAAAG ACGCTTCAGTTTCAAAAGCAGTGGTCAAAGTGAGGCTGGTGAAGAGCTCCTCTGTGGATCTGAATGACCCGGCAGTGATGGACGCCATGTTGAAGAAG ATCAAACAGAAGCTGAAGGACCAGGGGCTGAAAGGCGACGTCAAACTGAGCTGGAGGAAGCAGGTGGACGGGAAGGTGTTccacaaagaggaggagaagaagaagatgagaaagaagaggacgattacaaaaccaaaagatGAGCTGTAG
- the LOC132967018 gene encoding C-type lectin-like isoform X2 codes for MYGDGLWHDEPCGRLYKPVCSDVTGSNVTFVLINTSMSWTDAKSYCREHHTDLASVRNLDENQKIKELISGLTVWIGLSRETWKWTDGSNSSFRYWNLSEPNNNYETEGCVAAYFKDSGRWEDWPCHYKRASICYRADPAATTASSEHDTIIKDQTEAEGPGAERRRQTELEEAGGREGVPQRGGEEEDEKEEDDYKTKR; via the exons ATGTATGGTGATGGACTCTGGCACGATGAACCATGTGGGAGACTTTACAAGCCAGtctgcagtgatgtcacag GGTCGAATGTGACCTTTGTCCTCATCAACACCTCCATGTCATGGACTGATGCCAAGAGCTACTGCAGAGAACACCACACAGACCTGGCCAGTGTGAGAAACCTGGACGAGAACCAGAAGATAAAGGAGCTGATCTCAGGACTTACGGTTTGGATCGGCCTCTCCAGAGAGACCTGGAAGTGGACGGATGGAAGTAATTCTTCGTTTAGGTACTGGAACCTGTCTGAACCCAATAACAACTATGAAACAGAGGGATGTGTGGCCGCTTATTTTAAAGACTCTGGCAGATGGGAGGACTGGCCCTGTCACTACAAGAGAGCATCCATCTGCTACAGAG CCGATCCTGCAGCAACGACAGCTTCTTCTGAACACGACACCATCATTAAAG ATCAAACAGAAGCTGAAGGACCAGGGGCTGAAAGGCGACGTCAAACTGAGCTGGAGGAAGCAGGTGGACGGGAAGGTGTTccacaaagaggaggagaagaagaagatgagaaagaagaggacgattacaaaaccaaaagatGA